In Nostoc sp. GT001, a genomic segment contains:
- a CDS encoding DNA double-strand break repair nuclease NurA → MLDLTKLARQMQGLSQHLTLEAAASRQRLELAQQHLKNAYECQQDLIDRQEKWRDRILFANATPIEPLETCIDIPVPPKVHTVIATDGSQIAPNHHEIAYCYLLNIGRVVLHYGQNRHPLLDSLPEVFYRPEDLYMSRQWGIRTEEWMSFRRTASEATVLAELACDAAQAEMPALAMVDGSLIYWFLEQLPMDARDRILPPILEAWQQMRDARIPLMGYLSASRSIETMNFLRLLACPHPAPDCKSHCPNQLEKVPCKIFEQLRDTSVWATRLKPGQRSTLWRSNSPILELYGDQTIYFCYVHVGTEIARIEVPAWVAENATMLDQALGLMLAQVQKGYGYPVAIAEAHNQAVVKGGDRARFFALLEQQMIKAGLKNVGTSYKEARKRGSIA, encoded by the coding sequence ATGCTTGACCTAACAAAACTGGCGCGACAAATGCAGGGTTTAAGCCAGCATCTTACCTTAGAAGCTGCTGCCAGTCGTCAGCGTTTAGAATTGGCGCAACAACATTTAAAAAATGCTTACGAGTGTCAACAAGATTTAATCGATCGCCAGGAAAAATGGCGCGATCGCATTCTCTTTGCTAATGCTACCCCAATTGAACCACTAGAAACTTGCATTGATATCCCAGTTCCCCCAAAAGTCCATACTGTCATCGCTACCGATGGTTCTCAAATTGCCCCCAACCATCACGAAATTGCTTACTGTTATCTCCTAAATATTGGCAGAGTCGTCCTACACTATGGACAAAATCGCCATCCGCTACTCGATAGTTTACCAGAGGTATTTTATCGCCCAGAAGATTTATATATGTCTCGGCAGTGGGGAATTAGAACTGAGGAATGGATGAGTTTTCGCCGCACTGCTTCAGAAGCAACGGTGTTAGCAGAACTGGCGTGTGATGCAGCACAAGCGGAAATGCCAGCACTAGCAATGGTAGATGGTTCGCTAATTTACTGGTTTTTAGAACAATTGCCGATGGATGCACGCGATCGCATTTTACCCCCCATCTTAGAAGCTTGGCAGCAGATGCGTGATGCTCGAATTCCTTTAATGGGCTATCTTAGCGCCTCTCGCAGCATCGAAACAATGAACTTTTTACGGTTATTAGCTTGTCCCCATCCAGCGCCAGACTGTAAAAGTCATTGCCCAAATCAGCTAGAAAAAGTACCTTGTAAAATTTTTGAACAGTTGCGAGATACTTCTGTTTGGGCAACTCGACTCAAACCAGGACAACGCAGTACTCTGTGGCGCAGCAATTCTCCCATTCTCGAACTTTATGGCGATCAGACAATTTACTTTTGCTACGTCCACGTTGGCACTGAAATCGCCCGAATCGAAGTTCCGGCATGGGTAGCGGAGAATGCAACCATGTTAGACCAAGCACTGGGACTGATGTTAGCACAAGTGCAAAAAGGGTATGGTTATCCTGTAGCGATCGCTGAAGCCCATAACCAAGCAGTAGTAAAAGGTGGCGATCGGGCGCGTTTCTTTGCTCTTCTCGAACAACAAATGATTAAAGCTGGTTTGAAAAACGTGGGAACTTCCTACAAAGAAGCCAGAAAGCGCGGGAGTATTGCTTAA
- a CDS encoding FHA domain-containing protein, giving the protein MQNLSTSNAIIGLSLELFHVQTNTAFELAPNTAVFHMGKPNDQIPPDIDVSNLPDADVVSRIHAKIKIYKNNYFIEDLGSSNGTFVNNTKLEPRTPCQINLGDKIDLGQGEKVTFIFQDNIQHQQNLLPLASSTKMQAQIAVNNRQPPVKKTSKYIGLALMIAGIIILTANIRVGIFFGIPGLLLCISGIFVLCQQRINPNLGWILIALGIVVIAFTGNVFASVNLLVVVASSALFFVGYQLLNTGKILNYDLRSLQELIKK; this is encoded by the coding sequence ATGCAAAATTTAAGTACATCCAACGCTATTATCGGACTGAGTTTGGAACTTTTTCATGTCCAAACCAACACTGCTTTTGAGTTAGCACCAAATACTGCGGTGTTTCATATGGGTAAACCCAATGACCAAATTCCGCCAGATATTGATGTTTCCAACTTGCCAGATGCAGATGTAGTGTCTCGCATCCATGCAAAGATTAAAATCTACAAAAACAATTACTTTATTGAAGATTTAGGGAGTTCTAATGGGACATTTGTCAACAACACTAAATTAGAACCTAGAACACCCTGTCAAATCAATTTAGGAGATAAAATAGACCTTGGTCAAGGAGAAAAAGTCACGTTTATATTTCAAGATAATATACAACATCAACAAAATCTTCTTCCCCTTGCAAGTTCCACAAAAATGCAGGCTCAAATTGCTGTTAACAATAGACAACCTCCAGTGAAGAAGACAAGCAAGTATATAGGCTTGGCTTTGATGATTGCAGGGATCATCATTTTAACTGCAAATATTCGTGTTGGTATATTTTTTGGCATTCCTGGTTTATTGCTATGTATTTCCGGTATTTTCGTCCTTTGTCAGCAGCGAATAAACCCTAACTTAGGATGGATTTTGATAGCGCTAGGCATTGTAGTCATAGCTTTTACTGGTAATGTATTTGCGTCAGTTAATCTTTTAGTTGTTGTGGCATCATCTGCGTTATTTTTCGTAGGATATCAACTTTTGAATACTGGAAAAATCTTAAATTATGATTTGCGATCGCTCCAGGAATTAATTAAAAAATAG
- a CDS encoding DUF2808 domain-containing protein, producing the protein MRLATLFGITLSLAIGIGEVPLPMTQAVQLRDGLVYFVQPPKLVNATTTYKEVNVWGATYYFTINVPENAGESLQKVTIAQKEGSEYIRYNLDDTRAFVGTHLRKETQLKLGSVTNERDTRTVSVNFDPPVTPGQTITIALRPVSNPSFSGVYLLGVTAFPVGEKSHGQFLGFGRFQFYSNWGSW; encoded by the coding sequence ATGCGCCTTGCAACTTTGTTTGGAATAACACTCTCATTAGCAATTGGCATTGGAGAAGTTCCACTTCCGATGACTCAAGCTGTGCAGCTTAGAGATGGCTTAGTCTATTTCGTTCAACCGCCAAAACTTGTTAATGCAACAACTACTTACAAAGAGGTGAATGTTTGGGGCGCAACTTACTATTTCACCATCAATGTGCCGGAAAATGCTGGAGAATCCCTCCAAAAGGTAACGATCGCCCAAAAAGAGGGGTCAGAATACATCCGCTACAATCTTGATGATACCCGTGCATTTGTCGGCACACACCTACGCAAAGAAACGCAACTGAAACTAGGCTCAGTCACAAACGAGCGCGACACACGCACGGTTTCTGTAAACTTTGACCCACCTGTAACTCCAGGACAGACAATTACCATCGCCCTTCGCCCTGTAAGTAATCCAAGCTTTTCTGGTGTTTACTTATTGGGTGTTACAGCATTCCCTGTGGGTGAAAAATCTCACGGTCAATTTCTTGGCTTTGGACGGTTTCAGTTTTACAGCAATTGGGGAAGTTGGTAG
- a CDS encoding DEAD/DEAH box helicase, protein MSDPFSRLAPFIQEYIYHHQWTELRPVQIAACQVIFDTDAHLLVTAATAAGKTEAAFLPVLTLLHANPAATIGALYISPIKALINDQFERLNDLLKEADIPVWHWHGDVSQTRKNKLLKNPQGILQITPESLESLLINKNSDIPRLFGDLRFVIIDEIHAFMGSERGCQIICQLQRLAKLTQKQPRRIGLSATLGDYSIAENWLRSGTDKPVITPRVDGIKRQIKLAVEHFYITDEVDESEATSDEQYIFNLSKSRKCLIFANNRTRTESVIASLRQIATEQGLPDIYHVHHGSISASLRQAAENAMREPNNPAVTAATLTLELGIDIGYLERVIQLESPLSVASFLQRLGRSGRRGEAADMRFVCAEDKPLAEASLPEQIPWQLLQCIAIIQLYLEEQWIEPIRPIKYPLSLLYHQTMSILTAAGEISANALAKQIFNLPPFAAISKEDLQLLLRYLIDIGHIQHTEHGKFILGLSGEKVVRKFQFYAVFAEQQEYIVKQGATEIGSIVTPLPVGNQFALAGRSWEVVEVDFKKKVIFVKQAEGKSSIYWRGGGGTIHTKVLQRMQQVLFENIEYSYLQKNALQRLYQVRQLVQQVGLDKQNILQLEKGKCCIFPWMGTLAYRTLERLLNSYCRESLEITSISGVNPYYLTIKLGKDKFKYLYREIASLCEQRITSEDLVSTSEAPEIQKYDGFIPHPLLWKAFAHDYLDMTELKEQVALWKE, encoded by the coding sequence ATGAGCGATCCCTTTAGCCGACTTGCACCCTTCATCCAAGAATATATTTATCATCACCAGTGGACTGAATTACGTCCAGTTCAAATTGCCGCTTGTCAAGTTATATTTGACACTGATGCTCACTTGCTAGTTACTGCTGCAACTGCTGCGGGTAAAACAGAAGCAGCTTTTCTACCAGTTTTGACTCTATTACATGCCAACCCTGCTGCCACAATTGGCGCATTATACATTAGTCCAATCAAAGCTTTAATTAACGATCAATTTGAGCGTCTTAACGACTTACTCAAAGAAGCAGATATTCCAGTTTGGCACTGGCACGGCGATGTTTCGCAAACTCGAAAAAACAAGCTTTTAAAGAATCCTCAAGGCATTCTCCAAATTACCCCAGAATCTCTAGAAAGTTTGTTAATTAACAAAAATAGTGACATACCTCGCTTATTTGGTGATTTAAGGTTTGTGATCATTGATGAAATTCACGCCTTTATGGGTTCAGAACGCGGTTGTCAAATTATTTGCCAATTACAACGTTTAGCAAAGTTGACACAAAAACAACCGCGTCGTATTGGTTTATCGGCAACTCTGGGTGATTACTCAATAGCGGAAAATTGGCTGCGATCGGGAACAGATAAGCCAGTTATTACACCAAGAGTTGATGGTATAAAACGGCAAATAAAACTAGCTGTAGAACATTTTTATATTACTGATGAAGTAGATGAATCAGAGGCGACATCTGATGAACAATATATTTTTAACCTTAGCAAATCTCGCAAATGCCTGATATTTGCTAATAATCGCACACGTACCGAGTCTGTAATTGCATCTTTGCGACAAATTGCCACGGAACAAGGATTACCAGATATATATCATGTGCATCATGGGAGTATATCTGCTAGTTTGCGGCAAGCTGCTGAAAATGCAATGCGTGAACCCAACAATCCAGCTGTTACCGCCGCTACTTTGACTCTAGAATTAGGCATAGATATCGGTTATTTAGAGCGAGTTATTCAATTAGAATCACCCTTGTCTGTAGCTAGCTTTTTACAACGTTTGGGACGAAGTGGCAGAAGAGGCGAAGCTGCTGATATGCGTTTTGTCTGCGCTGAAGATAAGCCATTAGCAGAAGCTTCTCTGCCAGAACAAATCCCCTGGCAACTTTTACAGTGTATTGCGATAATTCAACTTTATTTAGAGGAACAATGGATTGAACCAATTAGACCAATTAAATATCCTTTGAGTTTGCTTTATCACCAAACAATGAGTATTTTAACGGCAGCAGGAGAAATTTCAGCTAATGCTTTAGCTAAACAAATTTTTAATCTGCCGCCCTTTGCTGCGATTTCCAAAGAAGATTTACAACTATTACTACGCTATTTAATTGATATTGGTCATATTCAGCATACTGAACATGGTAAATTCATCCTGGGTTTGTCAGGAGAAAAGGTAGTAAGAAAATTTCAGTTTTATGCCGTCTTTGCTGAACAGCAAGAATATATTGTTAAGCAAGGTGCAACAGAAATTGGCAGTATTGTCACGCCACTTCCTGTTGGTAATCAATTTGCTTTAGCTGGCAGAAGTTGGGAAGTCGTAGAAGTTGACTTTAAAAAGAAGGTTATTTTTGTTAAACAAGCTGAGGGTAAATCTAGTATTTATTGGCGTGGTGGTGGTGGTACTATTCATACGAAAGTTTTGCAACGAATGCAGCAAGTCTTATTTGAGAATATTGAATACAGTTACTTGCAAAAAAATGCTTTACAACGTTTATATCAAGTTCGCCAATTGGTGCAGCAGGTTGGATTAGATAAGCAGAATATTTTGCAATTAGAAAAAGGTAAATGCTGTATTTTTCCTTGGATGGGCACGCTTGCTTATCGCACCTTAGAAAGATTACTCAACTCATACTGTCGGGAATCATTGGAAATTACAAGTATTAGTGGAGTCAATCCCTATTATTTGACAATCAAATTAGGTAAGGATAAATTTAAATATCTTTATCGTGAAATTGCTTCATTGTGTGAACAAAGAATTACCTCAGAAGATTTAGTAAGTACCTCAGAAGCACCAGAAATTCAAAAATATGATGGTTTTATTCCTCATCCACTTTTATGGAAAGCTTTTGCTCACGATTATTTGGATATGACGGAACTGAAAGAGCAAGTGGCATTGTGGAAAGAATAA
- a CDS encoding PAS domain S-box protein — translation MKLVKSEYKKCEEKYSRFFSLSIDLLCIANFDGYFKYLNPVWTKTLGWSIRELIAKPFIEFIHSEDRELTIAAAQKITQSLDAVSFENRYLCRDGSYKWLSWNATSFSEEKLIYAVARDITANKQNEIALKNSIQELEAFRFALNAHSLVAITDRTGRITYVNDLFCEVSKYSSEELLGQDHRIINSGHHTKEFFANLWKTIAQGKIWKGEIQNKAKDGTFYWVDTLIAPMLGQDGKPYQYVSIRTDITQRKLSELALLERSRLSVLSAEVSLALSQSGTLPEILQNCTNTISQYLDIGFVCIWTFERQTNQLQLQAGVHCTDITCSTLSDTQDFPEHIALVNNTIGLMIQNHQAIFNQELSINHSEKLIESTFSISRFSAYPLIVEQQIIGIMALFSKQLFTEPTHNLLNWIANNIAVAIDRIWAREELLSRREALLLRLASQIRSSLDLDMILETAVNEIRSLLQIDRCYFLSYLPHPSQASLTITYEARNPNLASMLGSIPLHKSTFLTQNLLSQELICIENINNKSQLDYDMQELLTEFGITSQLMLPVKSNSGEIGAIVCSHCSGDRIWNNSEINLLQAVCDQIAIAIDHAQLYIQSRTATLEAQTQAEKLTETLHKLQQTQSQLIQNEKMSSLGQLVAGVAHEINNPVNFIHGNLTYANEYFQEMLTLLHLYQQHYPQPEVEIEDFAKKIDLEFLTSDLSQLLSSMNMGTNRIREIVLGLRNFSRHDEADKKLVDIHEGIENTLLILHHRWKNNGIGLDISIVKEYGDLPLVDCYPGQLNQVFMNILTNAIDALEESMVKIKTNYKPQIIIRTEILESKFVVIRIADNGLGMVEDIKKRLFDPFFTTKQVGKGTGLGLSISYQIIVEKHGGILNCLSEPGKGTEFWIQIPI, via the coding sequence ATGAAACTAGTTAAATCTGAGTACAAAAAATGCGAAGAAAAATACTCTCGATTTTTCTCACTTTCTATAGATTTATTGTGTATTGCTAACTTTGATGGTTATTTTAAGTATTTAAATCCAGTATGGACAAAAACACTAGGTTGGTCAATTCGTGAACTTATTGCTAAACCTTTCATCGAATTTATTCACTCTGAAGATCGTGAATTAACTATTGCAGCAGCCCAAAAAATTACACAATCTCTAGATGCAGTCAGTTTTGAAAACCGCTATCTTTGTCGCGATGGTTCTTATAAATGGCTGTCATGGAATGCGACTAGTTTCAGTGAAGAAAAATTAATTTATGCAGTAGCTCGTGACATCACTGCTAATAAACAGAATGAGATAGCACTAAAAAATTCTATCCAAGAATTAGAAGCTTTTAGATTTGCTTTAAATGCCCATTCACTAGTAGCTATTACTGATAGAACTGGAAGAATTACCTATGTCAATGACCTATTTTGTGAAGTTTCTAAATATTCTTCAGAAGAACTTTTAGGGCAAGATCATCGGATTATCAATTCTGGACACCACACAAAAGAATTTTTTGCAAACTTATGGAAAACTATTGCCCAAGGGAAAATCTGGAAAGGAGAAATTCAAAATAAAGCTAAGGATGGCACTTTTTATTGGGTGGATACTTTGATCGCCCCAATGTTGGGACAAGATGGAAAGCCTTATCAATATGTATCGATTCGTACAGATATTACACAGCGTAAGCTTTCAGAGTTAGCTTTATTGGAGCGATCGCGCTTGTCAGTTTTGAGTGCAGAAGTCAGTTTAGCATTATCTCAAAGTGGCACACTTCCAGAAATTTTGCAAAATTGTACAAATACTATTTCCCAATACCTTGATATCGGCTTTGTTTGTATCTGGACATTTGAACGACAGACAAACCAGCTACAATTGCAAGCTGGCGTTCATTGCACAGATATTACTTGTAGTACTTTGAGCGATACTCAAGATTTCCCAGAGCATATCGCTTTAGTCAATAATACTATTGGCTTAATGATTCAAAACCATCAAGCTATTTTTAACCAAGAACTGTCAATTAATCATTCAGAAAAGCTTATCGAGTCTACATTTTCAATTTCTCGATTTTCTGCTTATCCCCTAATAGTAGAGCAGCAAATAATCGGTATCATGGCTTTATTTAGTAAGCAATTATTTACCGAACCAACTCATAATCTATTAAATTGGATTGCTAATAATATTGCTGTAGCTATTGACCGAATCTGGGCGCGCGAAGAACTCCTCAGCCGTCGGGAAGCCTTGTTACTGCGTCTAGCTAGTCAAATCCGCAGTTCTCTTGACCTAGATATGATCCTAGAAACTGCTGTGAACGAAATTCGCAGCTTATTACAAATTGACCGTTGCTACTTTCTTTCTTATTTACCGCACCCATCCCAAGCAAGCCTAACTATTACCTATGAAGCACGAAACCCTAACTTGGCAAGTATGTTAGGCAGTATTCCACTGCACAAAAGCACTTTTTTGACTCAAAACCTTCTTTCTCAAGAGCTAATTTGTATAGAAAATATTAATAATAAATCACAACTTGATTATGATATGCAAGAACTTTTAACTGAGTTTGGGATCACCTCTCAACTAATGCTACCAGTTAAAAGCAATTCTGGAGAGATTGGAGCAATTGTTTGCAGTCATTGTAGTGGCGATCGCATTTGGAATAACAGTGAAATCAACCTGTTACAAGCTGTTTGCGATCAAATAGCGATCGCAATCGATCATGCACAACTTTATATCCAAAGTCGCACTGCTACTTTAGAAGCTCAAACTCAAGCTGAAAAACTCACCGAAACCTTGCATAAATTGCAACAAACTCAATCTCAACTGATCCAAAATGAAAAAATGTCTAGCTTAGGACAATTAGTTGCCGGAGTTGCTCATGAAATCAACAATCCAGTTAATTTTATTCATGGTAACTTAACCTATGCTAACGAATACTTTCAAGAGATGTTAACTCTCTTGCACCTTTATCAACAACATTATCCTCAACCGGAAGTAGAAATTGAAGATTTCGCTAAAAAAATTGATTTAGAATTCCTTACTAGTGACCTTTCTCAACTCCTATCCTCGATGAATATGGGTACTAATCGTATCCGGGAAATTGTTTTGGGATTGCGAAATTTTTCTCGTCATGATGAAGCAGATAAAAAATTAGTTGACATTCATGAAGGAATTGAAAATACGTTATTAATTTTGCATCATCGCTGGAAAAATAATGGAATTGGGTTAGATATATCTATAGTTAAAGAATATGGTGATTTGCCTCTAGTTGATTGTTATCCTGGGCAGCTAAATCAAGTATTTATGAATATTTTAACTAATGCGATCGATGCTTTAGAAGAGTCAATGGTTAAGATAAAAACAAATTATAAACCGCAAATTATAATTCGTACTGAAATTTTAGAGAGTAAATTTGTTGTCATCCGAATTGCTGACAACGGATTAGGAATGGTAGAAGATATTAAAAAGCGGTTATTCGATCCATTTTTCACCACGAAACAAGTAGGTAAGGGAACAGGTTTAGGACTGTCAATTAGCTACCAAATTATAGTAGAAAAACATGGTGGAATTTTGAATTGTCTATCAGAACCAGGAAAAGGCACAGAATTCTGGATTCAAATTCCAATTTAA
- a CDS encoding DoxX family protein gives MKKYKEILRVILAIAIIVVGVTHFVIPEPYVKIMPPQLPYPLELVYLSGFYEILGGIGLLVPPVSQAAAWGLITLFIAVFPANINMAVNHIQLEHIPNSPWVHVVRLPFQAVLIAWAWWYTKSSFGEKQASIIPKSLIPKELE, from the coding sequence ATGAAGAAGTATAAGGAAATATTACGTGTCATCCTGGCTATAGCCATTATTGTGGTTGGAGTGACACACTTTGTTATCCCAGAACCGTATGTCAAAATTATGCCACCACAACTTCCTTACCCTTTAGAGTTAGTTTATCTCAGTGGCTTTTATGAAATTTTGGGTGGTATTGGGTTATTAGTTCCGCCTGTAAGTCAAGCTGCTGCTTGGGGACTTATTACTCTTTTTATTGCGGTTTTCCCTGCCAATATCAACATGGCGGTTAATCACATTCAGCTAGAACATATACCAAACTCACCTTGGGTACACGTAGTGAGACTTCCTTTTCAAGCTGTTTTAATTGCTTGGGCTTGGTGGTACACAAAATCTTCATTTGGGGAAAAACAAGCTTCGATCATTCCTAAATCATTGATTCCCAAGGAACTAGAATGA
- a CDS encoding HAD family hydrolase — protein MTTSSPKILALDFDGVICDGLIEYFEVAWRTYCEIWSSANDTPPDDLALRFYRLRPVIETGWEMPILIKALIDGIPDEKILHEWVSIAPKILLNDKLQAREIAAKLDNQRDEWITTDLSGWLSLHRFYPAVIEKIKLTIDSGVKLYIVTTKEGRFVEQLLQQEGVNLPPEAIFGKEVKRPKYEILRDLIQSAGDKSVSLWFVEDRLKTLQLVQQQADLEDVKLFLADWGYNTQAERESAQNDPRIQLLSLSQFAKDFSAWL, from the coding sequence ATGACCACAAGTAGTCCCAAAATTTTAGCTCTGGACTTTGATGGAGTGATTTGCGACGGATTAATTGAATATTTTGAGGTAGCATGGCGTACCTACTGTGAAATTTGGTCTTCTGCTAACGATACACCCCCAGATGATTTAGCTTTGAGATTCTATCGACTAAGACCTGTTATTGAAACAGGTTGGGAAATGCCCATTTTAATTAAAGCCTTGATAGATGGAATTCCTGACGAAAAGATTCTGCATGAATGGGTAAGCATTGCCCCAAAAATTTTGTTAAATGATAAGCTCCAAGCAAGAGAAATTGCTGCGAAACTAGATAACCAGCGAGATGAATGGATTACCACTGATTTAAGTGGTTGGCTGAGTCTGCATAGATTTTATCCGGCTGTAATAGAAAAAATAAAATTAACTATTGACAGTGGAGTTAAACTATACATTGTGACAACTAAAGAAGGGCGTTTTGTAGAGCAGTTGTTGCAACAAGAAGGAGTGAATTTACCACCGGAAGCAATCTTTGGGAAAGAAGTCAAGCGTCCTAAATATGAAATTTTGCGAGACTTAATTCAGTCAGCAGGAGACAAGTCAGTTAGTCTCTGGTTTGTAGAAGATAGACTCAAAACATTACAGTTAGTCCAACAGCAAGCAGACCTTGAAGATGTGAAACTTTTTCTTGCGGACTGGGGCTATAATACCCAAGCAGAAAGGGAATCGGCTCAAAACGATCCGCGAATTCAGTTGTTATCACTTTCACAGTTTGCCAAAGATTTCTCAGCTTGGCTTTAA
- a CDS encoding Spx/MgsR family RNA polymerase-binding regulatory protein, with product MSIQVYGIPNCSTCKKAMMWLQHNNIDHEFINTKDTPPTREMIQNWVKSLGFAPMRNTSGQSYRALGDEKKTWGDEQWVDAFTHDAMLLKRPLFVKDGKAVLVGFRDEGIVREKLDLA from the coding sequence ATGTCTATTCAAGTCTACGGAATTCCCAATTGCAGCACTTGCAAAAAAGCTATGATGTGGCTCCAACACAACAACATTGACCATGAATTTATCAATACCAAAGATACTCCGCCGACTCGTGAGATGATTCAAAACTGGGTAAAGTCTTTGGGTTTTGCTCCTATGCGAAACACCTCCGGTCAATCCTACCGCGCTTTAGGAGATGAAAAGAAGACTTGGGGTGATGAACAGTGGGTTGATGCATTCACTCACGATGCAATGCTGCTTAAACGTCCACTTTTCGTCAAGGATGGAAAAGCTGTGCTGGTTGGCTTTAGAGATGAGGGAATAGTTCGAGAAAAATTAGATTTAGCTTAA
- a CDS encoding Rieske 2Fe-2S domain-containing protein — MEDSSSNGKIPAKIKTRRDFLTYMLGTTVASVAIRYLFPKVSQSREIDLETQSSLYPKNSRCQNYLPGSVALAEDGKQIEANALLATAKPGIPILVKGLPDRSVDYLIIQDGLQIAEYAISPICTHLGCTVEWDLEKNHFICPCHGSQYDSQGRVVHGPAKLLIPLITVVVKQNQIRLVDRKPGVDPR, encoded by the coding sequence ATGGAAGATTCTTCTAGTAATGGCAAAATTCCAGCGAAGATAAAAACACGCCGGGATTTTTTAACCTATATGCTAGGTACTACAGTTGCATCAGTAGCTATTAGATATCTTTTTCCCAAAGTCAGCCAAAGTCGTGAGATAGACCTAGAAACCCAATCTTCGCTTTATCCAAAGAATTCACGCTGTCAAAATTATCTTCCAGGGTCGGTGGCACTGGCTGAAGACGGCAAGCAAATTGAAGCTAATGCACTATTAGCAACCGCAAAGCCAGGAATTCCGATTCTCGTGAAAGGCTTGCCAGATCGTAGCGTTGATTATCTGATTATTCAAGACGGGCTACAAATTGCTGAGTACGCTATCAGTCCAATCTGCACCCATTTAGGATGTACAGTCGAGTGGGATCTTGAGAAAAATCACTTTATTTGCCCTTGTCATGGATCTCAATACGATTCTCAAGGTCGAGTTGTTCATGGCCCAGCTAAACTCTTAATACCACTAATCACCGTAGTAGTCAAGCAAAACCAAATTCGTTTAGTCGATCGCAAACCTGGTGTAGATCCTCGTTAA